In the genome of Candidatus Margulisiibacteriota bacterium, the window TACCTGAATCCCGGACAGGATGAGATCGACATGGAAAAAATAGATAGAATGGTTGGCGCTTCGTTATAAAGAAGGACGATCTTGCTGTCCCGTAAAGGGCGACATCCAGAGGGCAAAGACCATGTGTCGCGAACGCTCTTTTATCGGGTATAATTGGTAAGTGAACCGCTACTTCATCAAGACCTACGGGTGTCAGGCCAATGTCCATGACGCCGCCAAATTGGCCGGCGTTTTCGAGGGGGCGGGGTATCGACCGGCGGCGGACGAGGCCGACGCTGATTTTATCCTGGTCATGACTTGCGTGGTCCGGCAGAACGCGGAGGACCGGGCCGCCTGGTTCACGCAGTCGCTTAAAGGGGCGAAAAAACAGAATCCCAATTTAAAGATCGGCCTGTGCGGCTGCCTGGTCACCGAGCCCGATCGCGACGTCAAAAAGCAGTTCCCGCACGTTGATCTGTTCGTTCCACCAAATTCGCCGGAGACGCTGCAGCATTTCTTGGCTCTAAATACGAAATCCGAATCTCGAAATACGAAGCAAAGAGAGAAAATTCGAATTTCGAATTTTGAAGTTGCTTCGGATTTCGGATTTCGTGCTTCGAGTTTTGTCTCCATAATGAATGGCTGCGACAACTATTGTTCATACTGCGTCGTTCCTTACGTCCGCGGGCGTGAAACCAGCCGGCCGCTGGACGAAGTCCTCGCCGAGATCAAGGGGCTGATAGAGCAGGGCGTTGCCGATATCACGCTATTGGGCCAAAACGTCAATTCGTATCGGTTCGGATTGTCCAATCTATTAATGGCAATACAACAATTATCAACTTTAAACTCTAAATTTTTAATTAGGTTCATGACCTCTCACCCCAAAGATCTTAGCGACGAGTTGATCGAGACCGTCGCCCGGCTCCCCTACGTCGCCAAGGAGTTCCACCTCCCGCTCCAATCGGGGGATGACGCAATACTTAAGGCG includes:
- the miaB gene encoding tRNA (N6-isopentenyl adenosine(37)-C2)-methylthiotransferase MiaB, which translates into the protein MNRYFIKTYGCQANVHDAAKLAGVFEGAGYRPAADEADADFILVMTCVVRQNAEDRAAWFTQSLKGAKKQNPNLKIGLCGCLVTEPDRDVKKQFPHVDLFVPPNSPETLQHFLALNTKSESRNTKQREKIRISNFEVASDFGFRASSFVSIMNGCDNYCSYCVVPYVRGRETSRPLDEVLAEIKGLIEQGVADITLLGQNVNSYRFGLSNLLMAIQQLSTLNSKFLIRFMTSHPKDLSDELIETVARLPYVAKEFHLPLQSGDDAILKAMNRGYTVDYYLGRLKKIRELMPAARITSDLMVGFPGETEGQFENTLRRLEQARFKAVNMFAYSPRPVTAAAKMPGQVPDEVKQARLQKLIERNRQLICYNSPV